TATTCACCACCCTGCAAGAGGTCGACGACAAGCTCATTCTGTACGGCTTTGTGTCGGGCTTCATCCTCAACGCGGTCCTCGCGCTGCAGATGATCTACTACTGGGACGCGCCTTCGGAGAAGGCAAAGGGTAAGCGCAAGGAGCCGCCGATCCGGGAGAAGGCCGCGcactcggcgacgacgacgtcgaccaAGAGCCCGAccacgcgacgccgcggtTAGGTGCTTGGCGCTGCTGTATGCGTCTTTGAGCTGCAGTGATTTTGTAGAGTACCAATTGTCTAGGACTTTTAATGCATGCGGGTGGGCTCAGATAGAATTACGCTCAGACGGCCTCGCGGAGAAGTAATGGACAGACTCAAGCTCGCTCGGTGGTTCGTGTGTTGTAAACTtcgattttttttttggtacatactacctaggtacctaagCAGCAGCCTTGCTGAcaggtactaaggtaatTGGGAACCGCATGTTAATCCCAGCGCTGGTAAACATTGTACAACGGGGACTGAGCCCTTGCTGGTATCCGCAACCTTGGTGTTATAAGCCAATGCCAGAAATTGAAGACGCCGCTCCTTTTTCCAAACGCCTGTCCCTATAAAGCAGCCCAGTTTTTAAAACCAAATACGCATCGCCTAGTAGGCGCGGACCTCGCTCCTGGTCCAGCCGATACCGCCGACCCAGACGCGACGGtcggcgcagcgcaggcagcgcttcttctcgccgaGGCTGCTGACGGAGCAGCTGAAGCACACGACCTTCCCGCAGTTGCCgcaaggggcggcggcgtcgtcatcggatGAGGACAGGCCGTCAATGTCCATGCTGTCGTCTCCGCCGGGGACGGcccccagcgcggcgccgcagtcTTCGCACACGCGAGACAAGGGCTGGGCATGCGTCTGGACGCCCGTCATGGAGTCGTCGGgggcggccgtgggggcGGAGTTGATGGCCCAGAAGCTATGCAGGGAGCcctgtcgccgctgctgctgtggctcGGTGTGGTGCTGCCGAAAGGTGCCGGCGAGGGGTGCGCCCCGGTCGGCGACGTAGGGCGCGGGTGTCTTGGGCTCGAtggttgtcgtcgtcgtctgctgctgctgctgctgggcggagAGGAGTAGGTGGAGGGTGCGCTCTGCAGGGAAGCACGTTGAGCTCTTGtacagaggaggaggactgctgctgctgttgtgcGGGAGCGACGCGGCAGACTTACGatggacctcgtcgtcggagggGCGGTTGCTGCGTGAGCGCTTCCAGGTGCGGCTGTTGAGGTGCGCGTCGCGGCCCGGGTCCATCGCGGGGAAGCCGAAGACGGGATTGAAGCTGCTGGTTGTAgttgtggttgtggttgAGGTTGTGGTGCTGACCATGGTGTTGTCGAACGCGCTGGCAAAGGAAAAGGGCGCGTCCGAGGAGGTGCGCTTGCGCTTGagcagcgtggcggcggccatggtgtgcGACGCGGGTTGGGGTGGTATTGGATGGGTTTGGagccgcggcgatggcaacAATGGGACGGAACAACACGAgagggcagcgggcgggTGATGAGTGAGGCGGATGAAGGATGTTGGCGCGCCCCGGTGGTGAGATGGGATGGTGGTGCGGTATTGTCAATGCTTGATCCCGTGTGTtgaaggaggagagggagagagggagagagggagagagggagagagggagagagggagagagagaggagcaAGGGTGTGAGATGAGTGGACGGGAGTTGACAGTGACAGACAGAGAcagctcggcggcaggcagcagGCAGGTGGAAGGGTGAGAAGAGGTGGTGAAGCTGGTGCAGCGAGCGTTCGGTTTGCATGCACTTTGGCTAATAAAGGTGAAATGTGAGTGGCTGGATGGGGAactgggcggcgccccgtAACGGGCGGTTGACCCGACCGAGGTCGCGCTCTGAGGTGCGCGCAAGGCGACGCGTGCCGGGGGAGGCGTAGCGCGTAAATTGACTTTTTGGGGTCAAAGCGCGCGGACTGCAAGCGCCAATGGGGGAGCTTTCTCGGGTGGATAGGATGGCCTGCTGCCTGAGAGGCGGCACCGAGGGCACGTGACAGCCGAACGGCCTCACAtcgtgaggaggaggaggttgctGGACGAATTGTTTTGGCTTCTGGAGGCCAAGAAAAACCCGAAAGTCATCTTGCTGCAAGGGTCATCATGCTTGGGTTCGGCATGTCTTCCCAGAACTCTTCGAGTTTATACTCATTCATAAGAGTGGCTGAGTAAGAATCGGTCATCATCGACCTTGGCCGCATGGCAGGCTAGACTTTTTGGTAGTTGTTTTTTAATCTTGGTAAAGTGAGCATTTCTTACACACGTCGAGCGCTGAGCCTCAGACTATCAAAGGTTCCGATCATTGCCGACTTAGCCCTGCTTGAAGCACCCCGTGCCCGCCTcgcgaggcagcagcagcagcagccactcCTTACCGTGTCCTCATGCCTTGGCCGTCCACGTCTCCTTGATCAGgtcggccgccttctcgccGATGCCATACGCAGGCATCTGCGAGTGCCCGCCGTGCAGCACCGGCATGATGCTCGTGTCCGCCACCCGCAGGCCCCTGACGCCCTTgacgcgcagctgctcgtccacCACGGCCTTGGGGTCTGACGCCGTGCCCATGGCGCACGTCCCCGCGGCGTGGTAGCCTATGATGCGACTGCTGTGTCAGTTCCATGGCATATGATTAAAGTCCAAAAAAAGGAAAGGAAGaaggaagaaagaaagaacGAAGGAAGGTCAGGAACTCACACGTCGTCGCGTGCTCCTTGACAAACGGCACCCAGTCCTCCCGCGTCTTGAACTGGTgatgcgccgtcgcctcgggTGGCCACGACCCCTTCACCAGGTCCTTGGTCCCCGCGCCCTCGGTGATGATCTCGTTGCCGAAGCGgcacgcctcggccaggacctcgacgtcgagcggGTCCGTCAGGTAGCCGCAGTCCACGACGGGTttggccgtcgcctcggcgctgcgcagcgccACCGTGCCGCGCGACCGCGGGCCGAACagctcggcgatgatgctgaAGGCGTActgcccgtcgccggggAACCGGTCGTACTGCTTGGGCCCGCCGTAGCACTCGGTCGTGAAGAACTCGATGTTGGGCTGCCCCGGCGTGAGCCCCATCGGGTCGCGCCCGGGCTCCCGTGGCGCCGACGTCCACAGCTGTgagtcggcgaggcgctcgtcgaggcgcgcaaaggcgaaggcgccgaACGGGAAGGTGGACAGGAAGCCCCTCTTCTCGTCCTTCCACTGCTGGTACGCCTTATTGAAGGCGTCGCCAGGGGTACCGTGGTATATGAGATGGTCGGTGGTCTGCCCGGGCTTGTCCGTCTCGTAGAATATGAAGACGATCTTTTGAGCGCATCAGCGAGCGACTTTCGTCTTTGAAGGagacaaggggggggggaggagagctGGGGTAAGGGAGTTTTTGGCATACCAGGTGGTCCATGAGGTTCTTGCCGACCGCCGGCAGGTCGACAAGCGTGGCGATGCCGTGCTTGTCGAGCTCATCCTTGGCCCCGATGCCCGAGCGGTTCAGGATGTTGGGGCTGCAatacgcgccgccgctcacaaccacctccttggcggccttgccctcgaaCACGGACCCATCGGCCAGGACGGCGCGCAccccgacggcgcgcagctgccccCCGGCGTCCCTCTCGATGAGGACCTTGTCGACGTACGCGCCCGTAAGCACCGTGACGTTGTCGCGCTTGAACTTGTTGCTGATGAAGTCGGCGCTCGTGGTCCGCAGCCCGTTGGTGATCGTCCGCGGCGCGTGGCCGCAGCCGTGCGGGTTCTCGCCGTGCGAGAACATGTCCGggtcgagcgcgaggccctTGGACTGCATGGAGTCGAGGATGCGCTCCGAGATGGGCGCCAGGTCGTGCggctcgacgcccagcggcccGTCGTACCCGTgcgacgcctcgtcggccttgaaCCACGGCTTGCCCTTGAAGGACTCGGCCTGCTTGACCGTATCAGTTCATTCTGGTCAAGCCGAAGCCACGCCGTGTAGGAGCGAGCGAGAGTAGTGTGGCGACTCACCTTTCTCATGTACTTGAAAAAGTCATCGCCGCTCCAGCCGGGGACCCCCCAATCGTCATAGTCTTGCTTTGAGCCGCGGATGCACAGCGTGCCGTTGCAccccgacgagccgccgacgaaTTTGCCCCGGCTGAGCTTGACCTGGCGGCCGTTGATGCCGGACCCGGGCTCGGTGACGATGTTCCagtccgtctcctccttgtcGAAGTTCTGCGACCATCTGTTTGCTCCGCGATGAGCACGTACCTCTTTAGCGCTTGCATAGGTATGGCTAGGcctagtagtagc
This region of Purpureocillium takamizusanense chromosome 9, complete sequence genomic DNA includes:
- a CDS encoding uncharacterized protein (EggNog:ENOG503P7GE); the protein is MAAATLLKRKRTSSDAPFSFASAFDNTMVSTTTSTTTTTTTSSFNPVFGFPAMDPGRDAHLNSRTWKRSRSNRPSDDEVHRKSAASLPHNSSSSPPPLYKSSTCFPAERTLHLLLSAQQQQQQTTTTTIEPKTPAPYVADRGAPLAGTFRQHHTEPQQQRRQGSLHSFWAINSAPTAAPDDSMTGVQTHAQPLSRVCEDCGAALGAVPGGDDSMDIDGLSSSDDDAAAPCGNCGKVVCFSCSVSSLGEKKRCLRCADRRVWVGGIGWTRSEVRAY
- a CDS encoding uncharacterized protein (CAZy:AA3~COG:E~EggNog:ENOG503NUQF), whose product is MGSKPQSVRTGDEWDFIICGGGTAGCAVAGRLAEDAAARVLVIEAGPHSENLENVHMAGGWSQNFDKEETDWNIVTEPGSGINGRQVKLSRGKFVGGSSGCNGTLCIRGSKQDYDDWGVPGWSGDDFFKYMRKAESFKGKPWFKADEASHGYDGPLGVEPHDLAPISERILDSMQSKGLALDPDMFSHGENPHGCGHAPRTITNGLRTTSADFISNKFKRDNVTVLTGAYVDKVLIERDAGGQLRAVGVRAVLADGSVFEGKAAKEVVVSGGAYCSPNILNRSGIGAKDELDKHGIATLVDLPAVGKNLMDHLIVFIFYETDKPGQTTDHLIYHGTPGDAFNKAYQQWKDEKRGFLSTFPFGAFAFARLDERLADSQLWTSAPREPGRDPMGLTPGQPNIEFFTTECYGGPKQYDRFPGDGQYAFSIIAELFGPRSRGTVALRSAEATAKPVVDCGYLTDPLDVEVLAEACRFGNEIITEGAGTKDLVKGSWPPEATAHHQFKTREDWVPFVKEHATTCYHAAGTCAMGTASDPKAVVDEQLRVKGVRGLRVADTSIMPVLHGGHSQMPAYGIGEKAADLIKETWTAKA